TTGCGCACATGGCCTGGCCACCGCATTCGGCAACGATGCCATCGATCCCGGCCCCGATCGCGGCCTGCATGATCCGCTTGCCGGCCGGTACCTCGACGGACTGCTTGGTCCCGTCAGGGTGGACGTAGGTGAGGGAAGGCATTGGGAGAACTCGCTTTCGAACTTGAACGGAGACGCGGTGCGCGATGGCTCAGACGAGCAGGTCGTCGCGACCGGCGGCCTTGAGATCGTCGATGTAGATGGGAAACAGGAACTTGGTGCTCGGCACGAGCTTGAGGACCTTCATGATCGCGCCTTCGGTCTTGACCTGTCCCTTGGCCATGGCGAGTGTCATGTTCACTTTGCCCTGCCAGAACCGATTGGCGGTGTCGGTGCTCATACGCATGGTTGCGTTCGGCGGCACCAGGCAATCGGCGACACTGGGGTACACCTTCTTGTTGGGCATGTCGAGCACGACCTC
This window of the Rhodococcus pyridinivorans genome carries:
- a CDS encoding SCP2 sterol-binding domain-containing protein, yielding MPSFTDEKDLFTYVGGIFEKAYQDPDLGPKLSGTGAVLLVQCTDPDSEVVLDMPNKKVYPSVADCLVPPNATMRMSTDTANRFWQGKVNMTLAMAKGQVKTEGAIMKVLKLVPSTKFLFPIYIDDLKAAGRDDLLV